One genomic segment of Drosophila melanogaster chromosome 3L includes these proteins:
- the Cnep1r2 gene encoding CTD nuclear envelope phosphatase 1 regulatory subunit 2, isoform B, whose product MEPSACEDLKAFERRLTEVVSSYRPSTFRWRKLLAVVLSAMSMCTAISAWYWLRDPRTTVVPLTESLWIHPVFTVATLTLVVLFILGIQKLVIAPQIITSRTRMVLGDFNMSCDDTGKLILKPRQSNNNST is encoded by the exons ATGGAACCGTCAGCCTGCGAAG ATCTCAAGGCCTTCGAGCGGCGCCTCACCGAAGTGGTTTCATCGTACCGTCCCTCGACGTTCCGCTGGCGCA AGCTTCTTGCAGTTGTCCTTTCCGCCATGTCCATGTGCACCGCCATCAGCGCCTGGTACTGGCTACGCGATCCGCGCACCACCGTTGTACCGCTAACGGAGTCCCTCTGGATTCATCCCGTCTTCACAGTCGCCACCCTAACATTGG TCGTCCTGTTCATCCTGGGCATACAGAAACTAGTCATAGCTCCGCAAATAATTACATCGAGAACGCGAATGGTACTGGGAGACTTTAATATGAGCTGTGACGACACGGGGAAGCTGATACTCAAGCCGCGGCAAAGTAACAACAACAGTACATGA
- the Cnep1r2 gene encoding CTD nuclear envelope phosphatase 1 regulatory subunit 2, isoform A, with product MEPSACEDLKAFERRLTEVVSSYRPSTFRWRIVLSAMSMCTAISAWYWLRDPRTTVVPLTESLWIHPVFTVATLTLVVLFILGIQKLVIAPQIITSRTRMVLGDFNMSCDDTGKLILKPRQSNNNST from the exons ATGGAACCGTCAGCCTGCGAAG ATCTCAAGGCCTTCGAGCGGCGCCTCACCGAAGTGGTTTCATCGTACCGTCCCTCGACGTTCCGCTGGCGCA TTGTCCTTTCCGCCATGTCCATGTGCACCGCCATCAGCGCCTGGTACTGGCTACGCGATCCGCGCACCACCGTTGTACCGCTAACGGAGTCCCTCTGGATTCATCCCGTCTTCACAGTCGCCACCCTAACATTGG TCGTCCTGTTCATCCTGGGCATACAGAAACTAGTCATAGCTCCGCAAATAATTACATCGAGAACGCGAATGGTACTGGGAGACTTTAATATGAGCTGTGACGACACGGGGAAGCTGATACTCAAGCCGCGGCAAAGTAACAACAACAGTACATGA
- the CG18628 gene encoding uncharacterized protein, producing MKFLLVCTLILGLAFFMASALPQLNNEAPMVGDDHHHHPVVRSVHFAEDVQAQHKHDDVACCG from the exons ATGAAGTTCCTACTCGTGTGCACTCTCATCCTGGGCCTCGCCTTCTTCATGGCCTCTG CCCTTCCCCAACTGAACAACGAGGCCCCCATGGTTGGCGAtgaccatcaccaccacccgGTGGTCCGCAGCGTTCACTTCGCCGAGGACGTTCAGGCTCAGCACAAGCACGATGACGTCGCCTGCTGCGGCTAG